Proteins encoded by one window of Desulfovibrio ferrophilus:
- the fliR gene encoding flagellar biosynthetic protein FliR translates to MDLFNFDPATTFSFLLTLLRVSIVLFVLPFFGGQTVPKSVKGALCLILTWALWPHLSFPGVLLPNHPFQLVLMFLGELVIGMTLMLVVRFLFAAVQMGGQVIGFQMGFSMINVADPLTGQQVVITSHFLYMTTLLTFLSLGGHLYLLEGLADSFALIPPGGLVFTVTAAHDLIRFAEQIFSMSIKIAAPVMGAIFMVDLALALVGRASPQMNVLILGFPIKISVGFFFLGVLFTTLSLHVEGFIAQMGPMFRHLLMALS, encoded by the coding sequence ATGGATCTGTTCAACTTCGACCCCGCAACCACTTTCAGCTTTCTACTCACCCTGCTTCGGGTGAGCATCGTTCTGTTTGTTCTACCATTCTTTGGCGGACAAACAGTGCCCAAATCAGTCAAAGGTGCCTTATGCCTGATTCTAACCTGGGCATTATGGCCACACTTATCCTTCCCTGGAGTTCTGCTTCCCAACCACCCATTTCAATTGGTTTTGATGTTCCTCGGAGAACTGGTCATTGGAATGACACTTATGCTTGTTGTGCGCTTCCTGTTTGCAGCCGTACAGATGGGCGGTCAGGTCATTGGTTTCCAGATGGGTTTTTCAATGATCAACGTCGCCGACCCACTCACTGGTCAGCAAGTCGTCATCACTTCACATTTTCTGTACATGACCACCCTGCTGACCTTTCTATCACTCGGTGGTCACCTTTATCTACTTGAGGGACTAGCCGATAGTTTTGCCCTGATTCCGCCCGGAGGTCTGGTTTTCACTGTAACAGCTGCGCACGATCTGATTAGATTTGCGGAGCAGATATTCAGCATGTCCATCAAAATTGCCGCCCCCGTCATGGGCGCCATATTCATGGTCGATTTGGCACTGGCTTTGGTCGGACGAGCCTCACCACAAATGAACGTCTTGATTTTGGGCTTCCCCATTAAGATCAGCGTAGGATTCTTCTTTCTTGGGGTCCTGTTCACAACCCTGTCCCTGCACGTGGAGGGCTTTATTGCCCAAATGGGGCCCATGTTCAGACATCTTTTAATGGCCCTAAGTTGA